The window TCGCCATATTGTTGGCGATGGTTTCAAGCACGCGTTCTTGAGCGATCGCGCCTGAAAGTGGTGAGTAGATGTTCTTTAGCATCGCGTGTACTGCCGTCAAAGATGAGTGGTGGGTCTAGTGAGGGTGGGTCAGAGATACTAGAGCAACTTTAGTGCCAACTCCTCGACGGCCTGCATGATAGAATTTTGGCTGTGCTCTAACTGATTATAAAGCTAGTCCAAATATTGGCATCGTTGGTATAGCGATAAGCGGATGAAGCCGGGCAAGTGTCAGAGGAGTGGCGAGGTAGAAATTTCACGGCGTCAAAAAAAGTCGCCAAATATCTGACGAGAGTCTTCATGACTGACACATCCCAAGAGAGCTTTATGGCCGACCTAGCCGCCATCGAGCGCCTGGCCGCTGCACCGCGTGTGAGTTTTGCAGCCATTGAACAGAAGTTGGAGGGCAGAGGCTTTGCCTCATTTGCGCTGATCTTTGCGCTCCCCTTTGTGCAACCCATCCCTCTGCCGGGTGTGTCGATTGTGATTGGCCTCGTCATGATCGCCGTTGGGCTGCGCCTGACCCTGGGACACGCAGGCGTCTTGCCGCAATGGCTGGGGCAGCGCGAGATTGATGGGCAGAGGCTAGTGAAAATGGTTCATGCCGCCCGCAAGGCATTTACTTATATCGACCCATTGTTTAAACCCCGGCTATCGCTTGCGTTGCAACCACCGTTAAGTCGCGCCATAGGTCTAAGCATCACCGTCAGTGGCTTGGCACTCATACTACCCTTACCTCCAGTGGTGCTCTTTTCCAATTCTCTACCGGCTTGGGCCATCATTTGCGTCAGTATTGGTTATCTGGAGCGCGACGGACTATTTGTAATCATCGGCCATCTGATCGCTATCGCGACTTGGGTCTATTTTGCGACGGTATGGGAAGTGGTGCGCCTAGCATGGCATTCCATCGCCACGACTATCCCTCAGCGATGGCCACAACTAGCAAGCTTTTTGCATTTAAACTGAGGTGTGCTATGCCGCTTAATCGTGAGGAGGGCCTACGAAGGCTCGAAGCGTTCACCAAGTCTGGACTCGCCGCTTATGCCGCGCGACGCAACTCGGACCTAGGCCCGGACCATCATCACGAGGTCGTTTCACTCTTATCGCCTTACCTGTCCCGGCGTTTACTGGTGGAGAGTGAGTGCATCAGAGCGGCTTTAGCGGCATTCCCGCAAGATGTCGTGAGTAAATGGATCGACGAGGTGATCTGGCGCATCTATTGGCGCGGCTGGCTTGAGCACCGTCCGACCGTATGGAGGGAATATGTTTACGCCCTAGAACAACTGCAAAAGCATGGTGACAAAGAGAAAGCACTGGACGAAAGAGCGCTTTACGACCATGCACTCTACGACCGTGCCATTAGGGGCAAGAGTGGCATCGCCTGCTTCGACGCCTGGGCGGATGAGCTTCGGACCCATGGTTATCTCCATAATCATGCGCGCATGTGGTTTGCGAGCATTTGGATCTATACGCTGCGACTACCTTGGCAGCTAGGGGCGCAGTTTT of the Deltaproteobacteria bacterium genome contains:
- a CDS encoding exopolysaccharide biosynthesis protein yields the protein MTDTSQESFMADLAAIERLAAAPRVSFAAIEQKLEGRGFASFALIFALPFVQPIPLPGVSIVIGLVMIAVGLRLTLGHAGVLPQWLGQREIDGQRLVKMVHAARKAFTYIDPLFKPRLSLALQPPLSRAIGLSITVSGLALILPLPPVVLFSNSLPAWAIICVSIGYLERDGLFVIIGHLIAIATWVYFATVWEVVRLAWHSIATTIPQRWPQLASFLHLN